The following nucleotide sequence is from Solidesulfovibrio carbinolicus.
GGTCATTGGCGACGTGCCCCTGAAAGACATTTCCCCGTTCCATCTGGAGCGGATCAAAAAGAACATCGCCGCCGCCGGACTTTCGGCCAGAAGTGCCCACTACGCCCTTTGCGTCGTGCGCCAAGTCTTCAATTTCGCCCGGGACCGCGACATGACCGCGTGCGTCTCGCCCACCAACAAAGTCAAAGCTCCCAAGACCGACAACCGCCGCTTGCGGTTCCTGACCCGGGAAGAGGCCGCCAAGCTCCTTGAGCACTTGGCGAAGCGAAGCCCCGAACTGCACGCCATTTCCCTGGTCTCCCTGCATTGCGGCCTTCGCGCCGGGGAGGTCTTTAGCCTCATGTGGTCGGACGTGGACCTTGACCGGGAGACGCTTACCCTTCGGGACACCAAAAACGGCCGAACCCGCATCGCCTACATGACGGGGCAAGTCCGCGAACTTCTCGCGGCCAGACCACGGGGAGGGCCCGGGGATGCCGTCTTTCCCGGCCGGGGAGGTGTTCGCCGCTCCTACGTCTCCAACGCCTTTGAACGCGCAGTCAAGGACCTCGGCTTTAACGAGGGCATCACCGATTCCCGGCAAAAGGTAGTTTTCCACTCCTTGCGCCACACGTTCGCGTCCTGGCTGGTCGAACAGGGAACGGACCTGTACAGCGTCAAGGAGCTTATGGGGCATCGCACGTTGTCCATGACGGAACGCTACAGCCACCTTTCGCCGGACAGCCTGCGCCGGGCCGTCAAAGGGCTCGAAACCGGCAGCGCGGCCCGAACTGAAGAAAGCAAGGTGGTAGGCCTGGGCGACGGGCACAAGAGGCGGCAAACCTCATGAGGCCCGAAGCATTCACCAGCCAGGCTTCCGGCCAGGTCATGCGCGTTGGCCAGGGCGAAGCAGCCTACCACGCCTTTGTTCCGACGCCCTTGCCTCCGGCCTTCGGCTTGGACCCTGAATTGATTTTGACCCTCTCCGATGCAGACCGGGCCTTGGGCGAGCTGGCGGGGCTTGGCCGGGCCATCGCCAACCCGTCCTTGCTGGTCCGCCCTTTCATGCGCCAGGAAGCTGTCCTGTCCTCCCGCATCGAAGGCACTCAAGCCGATCTTGCGGACCTCTACGGCTACGAGGCCGGCCAACTGCTGTTGCCGGGCGTGCGCCCGCGAAAGCAGGCGTCCGACGTGCGGGAGGTGTTCAACTACGTCCAGGCCATGGAATACGGCCTGGAACGCCTGGAGACCCTGCCTTTAAGCCTGCGTCTTATCCGCGAAGTCCACGCCCGGCTCATGACAGGCGTTCGCGGGGACACGGCAACGCCCGGCGAGTTTCGACGTTCACAAAACTGGATCGGCCCGCCCGGCTGCCTCCTTGCCACGGCGAGTTATGTTCCGCCGCCCGTGCCCGAGATGACCGAGGCCCTGGCCGCTTTCGAAAAATACCTGCACGAAGGGAACGCCTACCCGCCCCTGGTGCGGCTGGCCTGCATCCACTACCAATTTGAGGCCATACACCCGTTCATTGACGGCAACGGCCGCGTCGGTCGGTTGCTTGTCCCGTTGCTCATGGTCTCGTGGGGACTCTTGCCCCACCCGCTTTTGTACTTGAGCGTCTACTTCGAGCGACGGCGAGAGGATTACTACCGGCTGCTCATGGCTGTCAGCACCCACGGCGACTGGCGGGCCTGGATAGCCTTTTTCCTGCATGGCGTGGCTGACCAAGCCCGGGACGCCGTTGCCCGGGCCAAGCGCCTGCAAGACCTGCAAGCCGGCTGGCGGGACACCCTGCAAAAGGAAAGGGCTTCGGCCCTGGTTCTGCGTCTGGCCGATGCCCTCTTTGACCAACCCATTTTGACCATCCCCGTGGCGGCCGAGGTCCTGGGCACGTCCTATCCCTCGGCCAAGGCCGCCGTAGCCAAGCTGGAAGCCATCGGAGCCTTGCGCCAAGTGACGGCCGAGGGCACGGCCAAGACCTACGCGGCAACGGGCATCCTGGACATTGTCGCGGGTGACAACAAATCCGCCAATTAAAGGAAACTGCCTTTTTTATTAACGCAAGCGTTAGCGATTAAAGCAAGCGTTAACAAACGACCCCACTTTTCCCCGGCCTAGACCCGGCCTCGCGAACCGGGTTGAAAGGCCGTCTTCCTGAACGGCTTGGCCGGGGATTCATGGCAGGAGCAAGCGACGGGAGGCTTGGAGGATGGAATTGCAATTCGGAATGAAATTCGAGGAGCTTCAATTTACTCCGCCAATCTTATCGCTGTCTGGCTATGATTTTTGCGACTCGATGCTATCTGCCTGCTATTTATTATCAACAATGTGCTTTCCTAGTCCAGAAAGCGAAAGACTAAGAAAAAAATCCACAGCATTATTGTATGCCTCCATGGTTTCAGAATCGAATACCTCCGATGTCTTTGCTCAAATGCATTCAAAAGTCGATGCCAACTTCATCGAAGCACTAATATCCCCACCTCCAATAGACATTGATGGGTTATTTAGGAGCATGAAAGAATCCCAAAAAGAAGGCCTCATAGCCGGCGAAATACTTCACAAAATATACTGCATGAACAAGGCCAACGTAATTCAGCCAAGCTACAACAAGGCCAGGGCTTTTATTCAACATGACGCCGAAAAGAACAATCTACAAATAAGCCACTCAAACTCGACCATAGACCGTATTTGGTCAAAATATAAGAATGTTTCTCATCTTTGGACAGCCATGCAATATCTAGAACCACACAAATACGTTGATGGCCCTCCCCCAATAACTGCACTTGTTGGCGAGGAAAATATCGTCACACTACTCAGCATTGCCGAACACTTTAGATTGTTTGGAGAAAACTACGTCACGCACAATACGAACGCAAATTCCCAGAGACCTATGTTTGAAACAGGCGAGGCTTGGCGTCCCGCCCCATGCTTCCCACTCCTCCACTTAGACTGGGAAGCATGGGGTGAAGGTCAAAAAATAATCCCCGACCTCACAGAAAAGCTAAAACACTTTAAAAACAGAAGAAAAAGATTAAAATAGACGTACCCTCACAGCCTATGAAGGTACCCGCACAGCCTTTGCGGGTGATTTTCGTCTACACCCACATGTGATTTTCCCTGGGACAACCTAATGATTGGAGGTTGTCCCATGTCACACGATCCCACCGTTACCGACTTCCTTGCCGACTTTGAGAAGGAATGCCCGCCCCTGGTGCGGCGCACCGACCTCAAACAGTTCGGCTTTCCGCTCACGCCCCAAACACTCGCCAACCTCGCGGCCTTAAAACAAGGCCCCCCGCTCTTCAAAGTCGCCGGCCGGGCTTGCTACCGCCGTGCCGACCTTGTCGCGTTTCTCCGGGAACGGACCACCAGGGCTTTATAGCCACTGACCACAAGGAAGCTCCGCCCTCTCAATGCACCGGGCAGGGGCAAAACCTGCAATTCTCGAAAGCCTTGGAGCAGGTCAATGGCC
It contains:
- a CDS encoding tyrosine-type recombinase/integrase, encoding MKWHQTSFPGVRYREHPERKHGIKPDRYFAIRCQADGKRREEGLGWGSEGWTAQKAAVVLADLKKAHVTGEGPKTLQAKRDLEKTREEAEARQKAIQETEAVTFGSIFEGVYLESARQNKKPNSVQTEKGLFKKWVGPVIGDVPLKDISPFHLERIKKNIAAAGLSARSAHYALCVVRQVFNFARDRDMTACVSPTNKVKAPKTDNRRLRFLTREEAAKLLEHLAKRSPELHAISLVSLHCGLRAGEVFSLMWSDVDLDRETLTLRDTKNGRTRIAYMTGQVRELLAARPRGGPGDAVFPGRGGVRRSYVSNAFERAVKDLGFNEGITDSRQKVVFHSLRHTFASWLVEQGTDLYSVKELMGHRTLSMTERYSHLSPDSLRRAVKGLETGSAARTEESKVVGLGDGHKRRQTS
- a CDS encoding Fic family protein produces the protein MRPEAFTSQASGQVMRVGQGEAAYHAFVPTPLPPAFGLDPELILTLSDADRALGELAGLGRAIANPSLLVRPFMRQEAVLSSRIEGTQADLADLYGYEAGQLLLPGVRPRKQASDVREVFNYVQAMEYGLERLETLPLSLRLIREVHARLMTGVRGDTATPGEFRRSQNWIGPPGCLLATASYVPPPVPEMTEALAAFEKYLHEGNAYPPLVRLACIHYQFEAIHPFIDGNGRVGRLLVPLLMVSWGLLPHPLLYLSVYFERRREDYYRLLMAVSTHGDWRAWIAFFLHGVADQARDAVARAKRLQDLQAGWRDTLQKERASALVLRLADALFDQPILTIPVAAEVLGTSYPSAKAAVAKLEAIGALRQVTAEGTAKTYAATGILDIVAGDNKSAN